One genomic window of Rubricoccus marinus includes the following:
- a CDS encoding CBASS oligonucleotide cyclase, whose product MISLDDAFAKFKSRLELNDREQKDASRRHYELRDHVKAAFTVDRDVLTGSYARHTKTKPLKDVDVFFTLSRDAHGDYLTEKPSVLLGDVKTCLVDAYGRSCVDLGRRSVGVELGVAGQDDRVLSLDAVPAFAENGHYLIPDGWDETWVKTDPERHAALATDANKAFGKQWKPVVKMVKKWNEHHGKPIKPSFLIEVMALELLRPPFSGGYVYELKAFFATARDRIRETWDDPVGLGTPVSDRMDAAQCSVAEAALDDAGRHVDRAVQAKRAGRNGDALDIWRNDVFGPLFPLS is encoded by the coding sequence TTGATCTCCCTCGACGACGCCTTCGCCAAGTTCAAGTCCCGGCTCGAGCTCAACGACCGGGAGCAGAAGGACGCCAGCCGACGCCACTACGAGCTCCGCGACCACGTCAAGGCCGCGTTCACCGTCGACCGCGACGTCCTCACGGGCTCTTACGCCCGCCACACGAAGACGAAGCCGCTTAAGGACGTCGACGTCTTCTTCACGCTCAGCCGCGACGCCCACGGCGACTACCTCACCGAGAAGCCGAGCGTCCTCCTCGGCGACGTCAAAACGTGCCTCGTCGACGCGTACGGGCGGAGCTGCGTCGACCTCGGGCGGCGCTCCGTGGGGGTCGAGCTCGGCGTGGCGGGCCAGGACGACCGCGTGCTCAGCCTCGACGCCGTCCCGGCCTTCGCCGAGAACGGCCACTACCTCATCCCCGACGGGTGGGACGAGACCTGGGTCAAGACCGACCCCGAACGGCACGCGGCGCTGGCGACCGACGCCAACAAGGCGTTCGGCAAGCAGTGGAAGCCGGTGGTCAAGATGGTCAAGAAGTGGAACGAGCACCACGGCAAACCCATCAAGCCCTCGTTCCTCATCGAGGTCATGGCCCTCGAGCTCCTCCGGCCCCCGTTCAGCGGCGGCTACGTCTACGAGCTCAAGGCCTTTTTCGCCACCGCCCGTGACCGCATCCGCGAGACTTGGGACGACCCTGTCGGGCTCGGCACCCCTGTCTCCGACCGGATGGATGCGGCCCAGTGCAGCGTCGCCGAGGCCGCGCTCGACGACGCCGGCCGACACGTCGACCGCGCCGTCCAGGCCAAGCGCGCCGGCCGCAACGGCGACGCCCTCGACATCTGGCGCAACGACGTCTTCGGCCCGCTCTTCCC
- a CDS encoding HORMA domain containing protein: MSVVAVNTFTHSVTYVSDQMLRSLKTIVVRSGLSAAKLGREWESIDLALRTWLGTRDLERVVLEVLHPTTGALVTRWDATLTYSYDGEGEMWADTDALRFAIAKAGAVASTCDYRVLLHTKSGRPDVAGWSPTTYTSTDGFVRHSVGTTIGTHAIGSDFAYWRPL, from the coding sequence ATGAGCGTCGTCGCCGTCAACACCTTCACCCACAGCGTCACGTACGTGAGCGACCAGATGCTCCGGTCGCTCAAGACGATCGTCGTCCGGAGCGGGCTCAGCGCCGCCAAGCTCGGCCGCGAGTGGGAGTCCATCGACCTCGCCCTCCGCACCTGGCTCGGCACCCGCGACCTCGAGCGCGTCGTCTTGGAGGTGCTCCACCCGACGACCGGCGCCCTCGTCACGCGGTGGGACGCGACCCTCACCTACAGCTACGACGGCGAGGGCGAGATGTGGGCCGACACCGACGCCCTCCGCTTCGCCATCGCCAAAGCCGGCGCCGTCGCCAGCACGTGCGACTACCGCGTCCTGCTCCACACCAAGTCCGGCCGGCCCGACGTCGCCGGGTGGTCGCCGACCACGTACACCTCGACCGACGGGTTCGTCCGGCACTCGGTCGGCACCACGATCGGGACCCACGCCATCGGGTCCGACTTCGCCTACTGGCGCCCACTCTAG
- a CDS encoding AAA family ATPase produces the protein METKGVLHRRSLPDPEFDRLYDRIVLPREQKSRVVSQMLLEFTLRGKLDRGAVPLHGVILLTGPPGTGKTSFAKGAASKVAAVLGRSVEFIEAEPHALTSSALGKSQRAVRDFLHGAVAEAALKGPTIVLLDEVETMAASRTKLSLEANPVDVHRATDAVLAGLDRLAEDHPHLLFVATTNFEGAVDEAFLSRADLVEHIGRPNPEACREILIDTLHTLAEKWPPIESLLDGNGLRDVAALAEGLDGRQIRKAVLRALALDKEVALDPGRLSLEHLRQAFGGDRRSAPTVNGHSAGVPS, from the coding sequence ATGGAGACCAAAGGCGTCCTCCACCGGCGCTCGTTGCCGGACCCCGAGTTCGACCGGCTCTACGACCGGATCGTCCTCCCCCGCGAGCAGAAGTCCCGCGTCGTCTCCCAGATGCTCCTCGAGTTCACGCTCCGAGGCAAGCTCGACCGGGGGGCCGTCCCGCTCCACGGGGTCATCCTCCTCACCGGCCCCCCCGGAACGGGGAAGACGTCGTTCGCGAAGGGCGCGGCGTCCAAGGTCGCGGCCGTCCTCGGTCGGTCCGTCGAGTTCATCGAGGCCGAGCCCCACGCGCTCACGAGCTCGGCGCTCGGGAAGTCCCAGCGCGCCGTCCGCGACTTCCTCCACGGCGCCGTCGCCGAGGCCGCGCTCAAGGGGCCGACGATCGTCCTGCTCGACGAGGTCGAGACGATGGCGGCCAGCCGGACCAAGCTGAGCCTCGAGGCCAACCCCGTCGACGTCCACCGCGCGACCGACGCGGTCCTCGCCGGGCTCGACCGCCTCGCCGAGGACCACCCGCACCTCCTGTTCGTCGCGACGACCAACTTCGAGGGTGCCGTCGACGAGGCGTTCCTCTCCCGCGCCGACCTCGTCGAGCACATTGGGAGGCCAAACCCCGAGGCGTGCCGCGAGATCCTCATCGACACGCTCCATACGCTGGCCGAGAAGTGGCCCCCCATCGAGAGTCTCCTGGACGGCAACGGCCTCCGTGACGTGGCGGCGCTGGCCGAGGGCCTCGACGGTCGCCAGATCCGAAAGGCCGTCCTCCGCGCGCTCGCGCTCGACAAAGAGGTCGCCCTCGACCCCGGCCGGCTCTCGCTGGAGCACCTCCGCCAGGCCTTCGGCGGCGACCGCCGGTCCGCCCCCACCGTCAACGGCCACTCCGCCGGGGTCCCATCATGA
- a CDS encoding XRE family transcriptional regulator, with protein sequence MTLGNRLQNARGETSQRVAAEGVGVAREMISMWETGARAPSDEYLRRLAKVYGVSYERLVGLEEGELWEPETVVFRKAGGALAPDERGALTDWFVFMDRWAGRLLDLGAGHTRGLRRPPKPIDALGPVRDTRRAPTLAARVRKHLRVGDGPVPDLYALLDSFGVLVYRSSSLRRVRGSGVVSGAFVNHPQLGYSVFVNTQCSAGRQAFTLAHELAHALFHYPERATVSVSGDRAQEERFANAFASHFLVPGKELRRLTSQWIGGDVDEYGAVQLAAHFRVSYAMMLYRLLDEGLAARADVDRWKTYSPTAIADRLGIPADPFCRAPDDGDDELDRFPLSVRNAVQHALRTGRVHLSQAADVLDVDELVLEDELAPPDDRDDQAAEEFDEYPEF encoded by the coding sequence ATGACGCTGGGAAACCGATTGCAGAACGCGCGGGGCGAGACGAGTCAGCGCGTTGCCGCTGAGGGCGTGGGGGTCGCCCGCGAGATGATCTCGATGTGGGAGACGGGCGCGCGCGCGCCGTCCGACGAGTACCTCCGGCGGCTCGCGAAGGTGTACGGGGTGTCGTACGAGCGCCTCGTGGGACTCGAGGAGGGCGAGTTGTGGGAGCCCGAGACCGTCGTGTTCCGGAAGGCCGGGGGCGCGTTGGCGCCGGACGAGAGGGGGGCGTTGACCGACTGGTTCGTGTTCATGGACCGGTGGGCCGGGCGGCTCCTCGACCTCGGGGCCGGCCATACGCGGGGTCTCCGTCGACCGCCGAAGCCGATCGACGCGCTCGGGCCGGTCCGCGACACGCGTCGGGCGCCGACGCTCGCGGCCCGGGTCCGCAAGCACCTCCGGGTCGGCGACGGTCCCGTCCCCGACCTCTATGCCCTCCTCGACTCCTTCGGGGTGCTCGTGTACCGGAGCAGCTCTCTCCGTCGGGTCCGGGGGTCCGGCGTCGTCTCGGGCGCGTTCGTGAACCACCCCCAGCTCGGGTACAGCGTCTTCGTCAACACCCAGTGCAGCGCGGGGCGCCAGGCGTTCACGCTGGCGCACGAGCTGGCCCACGCCCTCTTCCACTACCCCGAGCGGGCGACGGTGAGCGTGAGCGGGGACCGCGCGCAGGAGGAGCGGTTCGCCAACGCGTTCGCGTCCCACTTCCTCGTGCCAGGCAAGGAGCTCCGTCGGCTCACGAGCCAGTGGATCGGGGGGGACGTCGACGAGTACGGCGCGGTCCAACTCGCGGCCCACTTCCGGGTGAGCTACGCGATGATGCTGTACCGCCTGCTCGACGAGGGGCTCGCCGCCCGGGCCGACGTGGACCGGTGGAAGACGTACAGCCCGACCGCGATCGCCGACCGGCTCGGGATCCCGGCCGACCCGTTCTGCCGGGCGCCGGACGACGGGGACGACGAGCTCGACCGGTTCCCGCTCTCGGTCCGGAACGCCGTCCAGCACGCCCTGCGGACGGGCCGGGTGCACTTGAGCCAGGCGGCCGACGTCCTCGACGTCGACGAACTCGTCCTCGAGGACGAACTCGCGCCGCCGGACGACCGTGACGACCAGGCCGCGGAGGAATTCGACGAGTACCCCGAATTTTGA